One segment of Marvinbryantia formatexigens DSM 14469 DNA contains the following:
- a CDS encoding single-stranded DNA-binding protein, with protein MAIIQFMGRPTTDPVMQQGKTSGAEYISLDIGVTQRSQDPANPSESIFYKCYFSKHLADRLLKAGVKTGTCLSIVGTVDIHPFLYNKGQKAGQPGISVNVNVKDWEFCISNRPANGNMAPNGVPGGTMMNNGGATPSAGNMPNPQMQGGYGNAPGNPPLANGVPASGASMQANAYGTPAPNPATASNMYQQPAYPSPGGVPNNGMMPNAAAGNGFTSVPEGMAGQLPFN; from the coding sequence ATGGCAATTATTCAATTCATGGGGAGACCGACAACCGATCCCGTCATGCAGCAGGGAAAGACCAGCGGTGCTGAGTATATCTCACTGGACATCGGCGTAACACAGCGGAGCCAGGATCCGGCAAATCCTTCCGAGAGCATTTTCTATAAATGCTACTTCAGTAAGCATCTTGCAGATCGCCTGCTGAAAGCCGGCGTAAAAACAGGAACCTGCCTGTCCATTGTCGGAACCGTAGACATCCATCCCTTCCTTTATAACAAGGGACAAAAAGCAGGACAGCCTGGCATCAGTGTAAATGTCAATGTCAAAGACTGGGAATTTTGTATTTCCAACAGACCGGCAAATGGAAACATGGCTCCGAATGGAGTCCCCGGCGGCACAATGATGAACAATGGTGGTGCTACCCCCAGTGCAGGAAATATGCCGAACCCTCAAATGCAGGGTGGCTATGGAAATGCCCCGGGCAATCCGCCATTAGCAAATGGTGTCCCTGCAAGCGGCGCTTCCATGCAGGCTAACGCCTATGGGACGCCTGCACCGAATCCAGCTACGGCAAGCAATATGTATCAGCAGCCTGCTTACCCCTCACCCGGAGGGGTTCCGAACAATGGCATGATGCCGAATGCCGCTGCCGGTAATGGTTTTACCAGCGTTCCCGAAGGGATGGCAGGGCAGCTTCCATTTAATTAA
- a CDS encoding Abi family protein, with protein sequence MKYNNYYFKLKSYARNYNINPQTKKYYNLDFAYLVELSKLDMYIRKIILELSLDVEHYLKVRLLNDLSDNSKEDGYNIVGLFLQYHRNAGADIQSKADKYSFCSDLAEKHLDEYKEPKKLAVWNIVELLSFGNFMELYELYYQTYPSFNYSDYLKSIKFIRNAAAHNNCILSTLRKPNSLKKFSKTKKLANILGKIPEFRELENRDAMMRNPVIHDFVTLLFVYNDVMKVSATKNVRNKKMEEIRHLFCDEDGRIRKNKIYFEKNPYIKESYSFICSIIKYIDKKNKNPKHTNFLQ encoded by the coding sequence TTGAAATATAATAATTACTATTTTAAGCTGAAATCTTATGCAAGGAATTATAATATAAATCCACAGACAAAAAAGTATTATAATTTAGATTTTGCATATCTTGTAGAATTATCGAAGCTTGATATGTACATCAGAAAAATTATTTTGGAATTGTCTTTAGATGTAGAACATTATTTGAAAGTACGATTACTGAATGATCTAAGTGATAATTCAAAGGAAGATGGGTATAATATTGTGGGTCTGTTTCTCCAATATCATCGAAACGCAGGAGCAGATATCCAGAGTAAAGCAGATAAATATTCTTTTTGTTCGGATTTGGCCGAGAAGCATCTGGATGAGTATAAAGAACCAAAGAAATTAGCTGTATGGAACATTGTTGAATTGCTTTCCTTTGGAAATTTTATGGAATTATATGAATTGTATTATCAAACGTATCCATCATTCAACTATTCAGACTATTTAAAGTCTATAAAGTTTATAAGAAATGCAGCAGCACATAATAATTGTATTTTGAGTACGCTAAGGAAACCTAACAGTCTTAAAAAGTTTAGTAAAACAAAAAAGCTGGCAAATATACTTGGAAAGATACCGGAATTTCGGGAACTTGAAAACAGAGATGCAATGATGAGAAATCCGGTTATCCATGACTTTGTAACATTACTTTTTGTGTATAATGATGTAATGAAGGTCTCAGCAACAAAGAATGTCAGAAATAAAAAAATGGAAGAGATTCGTCATCTATTTTGCGATGAGGATGGAAGAATAAGAAAGAATAAAATTTATTTTGAAAAAAATCCTTACATAAAGGAATCTTATTCGTTTATCTGTAGTATAATAAAGTATATAGATAAAAAGAACAAAAATCCTAAACATACAAATTTTTTGCAGTAG
- a CDS encoding DUF6088 family protein — protein sequence MDADMLKEYLEETYGCNEPIFISEIKLDNLNDNALRQYFKRMVKSGDLIRFDTGIYYLPKQSRLLKKSYLDPLKVVSRKYIQNGSETFGYFSGAYLANQLRLTTQMPAAIEIVTNKESTKGRTVTIGGQNLRLKRPSTMITEKNVLLLQFSDAISASEKYAELPVSETTAILKQYIRQNSFTRKQLSDVLPYMTAQTAKKLIEWGLIYEFI from the coding sequence GTGGATGCAGATATGCTGAAAGAATATTTAGAAGAAACCTATGGCTGCAATGAGCCTATCTTTATCAGCGAAATCAAACTGGACAATCTAAACGACAATGCCCTGCGCCAGTATTTTAAACGCATGGTAAAGTCCGGCGATCTGATCCGTTTCGATACCGGAATTTATTATCTCCCCAAACAATCCAGGTTATTAAAAAAATCTTACCTGGATCCGCTAAAAGTAGTGAGCCGGAAATACATCCAAAATGGCTCTGAGACCTTCGGGTATTTTTCCGGTGCATACCTTGCCAACCAGCTCCGGCTTACGACACAGATGCCTGCAGCCATTGAAATCGTCACCAATAAGGAGTCTACCAAAGGACGCACCGTTACCATCGGAGGACAAAATCTCCGGCTCAAACGTCCTTCCACAATGATTACAGAAAAAAATGTACTGCTCCTGCAGTTTTCAGATGCCATATCTGCTTCAGAAAAATACGCAGAACTTCCGGTATCGGAAACTACTGCTATTCTGAAACAATATATCCGGCAAAATAGTTTTACCAGAAAACAGCTCTCCGATGTTCTGCCTTATATGACTGCTCAGACAGCAAAAAAACTGATTGAATGGGGATTAATCTATGAATTCATATAA
- a CDS encoding sigma-70 family RNA polymerase sigma factor produces MEKAITAANRLIVEHLELVPKIVRSLTFSYSHLPVQEYEELTQIGYLALCQAASGYDWERPFAPYARTAIRNAIYDYWRDCARQKNLFCSLDAIQADENGDASELPFPDKEEYSPESQILQKESAAYLSQLENRSRGMIQKGIVSLRLQQSGYTSAELGRLYQVPPNRVRAWQSKAKKLLRQDQELYALLA; encoded by the coding sequence ATGGAAAAAGCGATTACCGCTGCCAACCGGCTGATCGTGGAGCATCTGGAACTGGTTCCCAAAATAGTCCGTTCCCTGACGTTTTCTTACAGCCATCTTCCTGTTCAGGAATACGAGGAGCTTACACAGATCGGTTATCTGGCACTGTGCCAGGCAGCCTCCGGTTATGACTGGGAACGGCCATTTGCACCTTATGCACGGACAGCTATCCGCAATGCTATCTACGACTACTGGCGGGACTGCGCCAGGCAGAAAAATCTGTTCTGCTCCCTGGATGCTATACAGGCTGATGAAAATGGAGATGCTTCTGAGCTTCCATTCCCGGACAAAGAAGAATACTCGCCGGAATCCCAGATACTGCAAAAAGAATCTGCTGCTTATCTCTCCCAGCTTGAAAACAGAAGCAGGGGAATGATCCAAAAAGGGATCGTTTCCCTCCGTCTGCAGCAAAGCGGCTATACCAGCGCTGAGCTTGGCAGGCTGTACCAGGTTCCGCCTAACCGGGTAAGGGCATGGCAGAGCAAAGCAAAAAAACTGCTGCGGCAGGATCAGGAACTTTATGCGCTTTTAGCATAG
- a CDS encoding zinc-finger-containing protein encodes MKAKKIRCPYCGSPAFLHDASFVYHDKSNGGQLYVCSRFPVCDSYVGVHPGTTLPKGTLADKSLRRKRIRTHKIFDQIWMNGILSKPDAYRWMADKFCLKLKDAHIGNFSEYMCDQLILEAARVLKNNHVPLPLAV; translated from the coding sequence ATGAAAGCCAAGAAAATCCGCTGCCCTTACTGCGGCAGCCCCGCATTCCTCCATGATGCCTCCTTCGTCTATCACGATAAGTCTAACGGCGGCCAGCTCTATGTCTGCAGCCGGTTCCCCGTTTGTGATTCCTATGTTGGCGTCCATCCCGGAACTACCCTGCCTAAAGGGACCCTGGCAGATAAGAGCTTGCGAAGGAAACGCATCCGCACGCACAAAATCTTCGACCAGATCTGGATGAATGGTATTTTATCCAAACCAGATGCCTACCGCTGGATGGCGGACAAGTTCTGCCTGAAGCTCAAAGACGCGCACATCGGAAATTTCAGTGAATATATGTGCGACCAGCTTATTCTGGAAGCGGCCAGGGTTCTGAAAAATAACCATGTACCGCTTCCTCTGGCAGTCTGA